In a single window of the Rhizoctonia solani chromosome 16, complete sequence genome:
- a CDS encoding methylenetetrahydrofolate reductase has translation MKLSEKLQIYIDAPYFTFEFFPPRTEQGYSNLLTRITGLASLKPIAASVTWGAGGSTRDRSLDLAAFCQAENGLDTILHLTCTNMEKGTIDEALTTAMEKGVSTTGTSRRSSQRRGVLDSYRPRFQHAEDLVTYIKQHPKFGNHFCIGVAGYPDGHSEGGSEEEQLTHLKRKVEAGAEFIITQLFYDVEKFKSWLRKVRNTGIRTSNTWNDAPTNVRNFYPDDRFMQSYALEATQHAATSLAEHTRTGTLRTAAEAINSGWDDFPNGRFGDSKSPAFGAVDPWDGGGLGVPPHVAISQWGRPTTEQDLADLFLAYLNHKAPTTPFSPTPLSDESITILPHLISLTSKGLWTVASQPAVDGILSSDPVVGWGPKDGRVFQKSEVAKAIEDSGDGWVTFFAGNNDDGFLSNIPDSGSNAVTWGVFPGQEIAQPTIIDRDSFLAWKASIYTWTMREIAIEYMEQDDAFMIWHDFGLCYSPDSPTRKLLENVTKTRWLVSIVHHDYKDPNALWDFLAKHLN, from the exons ATGAAATTATCAGAAAAACTGCAAATATACATCGATGCACCATATTTTACTTTTGAATTCTTCCCACCTCGCACAGAACAA GGATACTCGAATCTTCTGACTCGAATCACCGGTCTAGCGAGTTTGAAGCCCATTGCTGCTAGTGTGACTTGGGGAGCTGGCGGCTCAACGAGAGACCGGAGCCTAGACCTGGCAGCGTTCTGTCAAGCAGAGAATGGACTAGATACCATCCTGCATTTGACATGCACGAATATGGAAAAGGGAACAATCGACGAGGCGTTGACG ACCGCAATGGAAAAAGGTGTAAGCACTACTGGCACTTCGAGGAG ATCCTCCCAGAGGCGAGGAGTACTGGATTCCTACCGACCCCGGTTCCAACACGCGGAAGATTTGGTTACGTACATCAAGCAGCACCCAAAGTTTGGAAATCATTTCTGTATTGGTGTGGCGG GATATCCAGATGGACATAGTGAAGGCGGCAGTGAAGAAGAACAGCTAACGCATCTCAAACGGAAGGTTGAAGCCGGTGCGGAATTTATCATCACACAGCTTTTCTACGATGTGGAAAAGTTCAAATCGTGGCTTCGAAAAGTACGAAATACGG GTATCCGTACCAGTAATACCTGGAATGATGCCCCTACAAACGTACGCAACTTTTACCCGGATGACAGATTTATGCAAAGCTACG CCCTTGAGGCAACTCAACATGCCGCGACCTCTCTAGCAGAACACACCCGGACCGGAACACTCCGGACGGCGGCTGAGGCCATTAATAGCGGCTGGGACGACTTCCCCAACGGCCGGTTCGGTGACTCCAAGAGTCCCGCATTCGGAGCCGTCGACCCATGGGATGGAGGAGGACTGGGTGTTCCG CCGCATGTAGCCATCTCTCAATGGGGCCGCCCTACAACAGAACAAGATCTAGCTGACCTGTTTCTTGCATACTTAAACCATAAAGCACCCACAACACCCTTCTCCCCGACTCCCCTTTCAGACGAATCCATCACCATTCTACCTCATCTCATATCGCTCACTTCGAAAGGTCTCTGGACCGTGGCATCTCAGCCAGCCGTGGATGGTATCTTATCGAGCGACCCGGTCGTAGGATGGGGCCCGAAAGACGGACGAGTCTTCCAGAAATC TGAAGTTGCCAAAGCTATTGAAGATTCGGGAGACGGATGGGTCACTTTTTTCGCGGGGAACAATGAT GACGGATTCTTATCGAATATCCCAGATAGCGGTAGTAACGCGGTAACCTGGGGCGTTTTTCCAGGCCAGGAAATTGCTCAGCCGACAATCATTGATCGGGATTCATTCCTTGCTTGGAAGGCAAGTATTTATACATGGACCATGCGAGAAATTGCAATTGAGTATATGGAACAGGATGACGCGTTTATGATATGGCACGACTTTGGGCTGTGCTATTCTCCCGACTCGCCAACACGCAAGTTGCTCGAAAATGTGACAAAGACGCGCTGGCTAGTGAGCATCGTGCATCACGATTACAAAGACCCGAACGCGTTGTGGGATTTCTTGGCAAAGCATCTCAACTAG
- a CDS encoding RAB6B, member RAS oncogene family yields MSGTPATADFTSAPLKRTKIVLLGDQSVGKTSLITRFMYDTFDNTYQATIGIDFLSKTMYLDDRTVRLQLWDTAGQERFRSLIPSYIRDSSVAIVVYDITNRASFMSTSKWIDDVRSERGTDVIIVLVGNKADLSDKRQVTMEEATQRANELNIMFMETSAKAGHNVKTLFKKIAMSLPGMEKDGTNGWGE; encoded by the exons ATGTCTGGCACGCCCGCAACTGCTGACTTCACCTCTGCCCCCCTCAAGCGCACCAAGATTGTGCTCTTGGGAGACCAATCTGTGGGCAAAACCTCACTTATCACGCG GTTCATGTACGACACGTTTGATAACACATACCAGGCCACTATTGGAATCGATTTCTTGAGCAAGACTATGTACCTCGACGACCGAACTGTGCGACTGCAGTTATGGGACACAGCTGGCCAG GAACGCTTCCGCTCCCTTATTCCGTCTTATATTCGCGACTCGTCCGTGGCCATTGTTGTATATGACATTACCA ACCGAGCCTCCTTTATGTCGACCAGCAAATGGATTGACGACGTTCGTTCCGAGAGGGGCACAGATGTTATTATCGTTCTAGTTGGAAACAAGGCTGATCTCTCCGACAAGCG ACAAGTCACCATGGAAGAAGCAACCCAACGAGCCAACGAACTCAACATTATGTTTATGGAAACATCTGCCAAGGCGGGACATAACGTTAAAACACTGTTCAAAAAAATTGCCATGAGCCTTCCGGGCATGGAGAAAGACGGAACAAACGGATGGGGCGAATAG
- a CDS encoding nitrate reductase: protein MPSPLLASVQSFETTDSSSNSSPDYSPESTAPSSPSTVIIDHKLSHTNRLPSHFPALPESTPPSQVSSQDVQTPDNWVVRDGRLIRLTGKHPFNCEAKLSDLFAAGFLTPTELFYVRNHGAVPRVDEELARNWSLRVHGLVKNECALTLDDLKRKFPVVTLPVTLVCAGNRRKEQNMVLKGLGFSWGAAGVSTALFTGVYLADVLEYVQPIRPAAKHVVFEGTDSLPNGPYGTSQRLSWAASKEKGMLLAWAMNGLSLTPDHGFPLRVVVPGQIGGRSVKWLNRIEVSEEESQHYLHFFDNKVLPTQLSPEQARDEKKWWYDPKYLINDLNVNSAIAKPDHEERVEIPQPEDAKDLFYPIRGYAYAGGGRRITRVEISLDEGTTWTLAEITYPEDLYRTVCYNDESYGTLDLTERDTCFCWCFWTFPISLSELSRSHSIMCRAMDESLALQQRDMYWNPTGMMNNWWFRIAVHRVEVEGRTVLQFEHPTLAGTASGGWMQRVITIEELKAQPKEQPWFVVDGEVYDGTGYLADHPGADSIILTAGQDASEDFFAIHSPDAKKKMAAFHIGTLVKGEGSLQATIPVMMRNRLTSFTRLNTSIFRFALQTPEQRLGLPVGQHVFVRLKRKDTGEVCNELTHQSLENRKLVTLIYWSRPLGSFIWNGNGTALWKGIERRVRNIGLICAGSGITPILQVLRSAEDGTDHETTLWLLDSNRTEQDILCRDELKSPSEGWTFSTGRINDEMMKAHLPSPDTPDTLILICGPDNLIKQTVKPGLERLDRQQNQSANVSEKYKLNEFNLFPNLEDWYNHLAPIIYMPSRTEMARRLLVGICFYSIALALTNHDTQLERQNLKRSERFLENATIFGQETSSITTRTARLRTNLPVFELIYGRTADYELGRALEENMLVKGHPLSKLTYEVEPDLAMFNWMGFDQTKHILRGTPPIAQPLPIPSGSPAYLDIYVYIGTDRSYRLRAVLGLIIREASEITEPNSAPTVSLVPTDQQASSPRGPVLGALITACVLLALLIIGGIGWMISMREYFKQDHRYSDTNSHHQSTIRPHRSNSPSIPSTSNRNTSITLTRRRVRTADHEIQSPSKSGFQLSPGQNDTKGSSPHSARKRATTLLQTIQTRTIHGSPKIGLTWSESVFAEFHIEESPKKEKDSLGIEKSPIYMNSWSSALRTGTTNFTYSKQGPPYSREQNNECKRVIPPDHLGNESGPGVAVDDSGISPNRYDHTGNLGFMNDNSTQLGSSAQVTPQIPAIPSRAEKDMHTKPVNGALGITFDSFFSPVKGQSNPEPRYGEVSSERMVKIGHSQETLATVYVTASESGVSPGVQSGQDSPNDGPGIPECVVIGSPITLHSQIVEFDNVATSPFITGPDTMIVSKGEIVYGALDTGNSSNSLRVEYGRADRSLRALDSFPAMLRGSLSCFPEDVSLNTPMLNTPVLPSTELFVAT from the exons ATGCCCAGCCCGCTCCTTGCCAGCGTCCAGTCTTTTGAGACGACAGACTCGTCTTCAAACTCCTCACCCGACTACTCACCTGAGAGCACTGCTCCATCCTCTCCATCCACCGTCATCATCGATCACAAGCTTAGCCACACCAACCGATTACCGAGTCATTTCCCCGCTCTTCCCGAGTCCACCCCGCCCTCTCAAGTCAGTTCTCAAGATGTGCAAACACCTGATAACTGGGTTGTGCGCGATGGTAGATTGATCAGATTGACCGGAAAGCACCCCTTTAACTGCGAGGCCAAGCTCTCAGATCTCTTCGCGGCA GGATTTCTCACTCCAACTGAGCTCTTCTATGTGCGCAACCACGGCGCAGTTCCTAGAGTTGATGAAGAGCTTGCTCGGAACTGGTCCTTACGGGTCCATGGGCTAGTCAAAAACGAATGTGCGCTTACGCTGGACGATCTCAAGCGCAAGTTCCCTGTAGTAACACTGCCTGTCACATTGGTCTGTGCAGGCAACCGCCGCAAAGAACAAAACATGGTTCTCAAGGGACTGGGCTTCAGTTGGGGAGCTGCCGGAG TTTCAACTGCACTGTTCACCGGGGTATACCTCGCTGATGTCCTTGAATACGTCCAACCCATACGACCCGCCGCGAAACATGTTGTCTTTGAAGGAACTGACTCCCTACCAAACGGTCCATACGGGACCTCCCAACGACTCTCATGGGCGGCAAGCAAGGAGAAGGGAATGCTCCTTGCCTGGGCAATGAACGGCCTGTCATTGACCCCTGACCATGGGTTTCCCTTGCGAGTAGTT GTACCTGGTCAGATTGGTGGGAGGTCTGTAAAATGGTTGAATCGTATCGAAGTCAGCGAAGAAGAAAGTCAACATTAC CTACATTTCTTCGACAACAAAGTGCTTCCAACACAGCTTTCACCTGAACAAG CTCGCGACGAGAAGAAGTGGTGGTATGATCCCAA ATACCTCATCAA TGATTTGAATGTCAATAGCGCTATTGCAAAACCTGATCATGAAGAGAGGGTCGAGATACCTCAGCCGGAAGATGCGAAAGATCTATTTTACCCTATTCGCGGCTATGCATACGCAGGCGGAGGTCGGAGGATCACCCGAGTCGAGATTTCCCTCGATGAAGGAACCACGTGGACTCTGGCTGAAAT AACATATCCCGAGGATCTATACCGAACAGTGTGTTATAATGATGAGTCATACGGGACATTGGACCTCACAGAAAGGGACACCTGCTT CTGCTGGTGTTTCTGGACATTCCCAATATCGTTGTCGGAACTCTCTAGGAGCCACTCTATCATGTGTCGAGCAATGGACGAGAGTCTTGCTCTCCAGCAGCGGGACATGTATTGGAA TCCGACTGGTATGATGAA TAATTG GTGGTTCCGAATTGCCGTACATCGAGTCGAAGTTGAGGGCCGAACTGTTCTCCAGTTTGAACACCCAACTCTCGCAGGAACCGCCTCCGGTGGCTGGATGCAG CGAGTGATTACAATTGAAGAACTAAAAGCCCAGCCCAAGGAGCAACCGTGGTTTGTGGTCGATGGAGAAG TATACGATGGTACTGGCTACCTCGCCGATCACCCCGGAGCGGATTCGATTATACTCACTGCGGGACAAGACGCGTCCGAGGACTTCTTTGCCATTCATAGTCCTGACGCAAAGAAGAAGATGGCTGCG TTCCATATTGGCACTCTAGTCAAAGGCGAGGGTAGCCTTCAAGCGACGATTCCAGTGATGATGAGGAATCGTCTCACTTCCTTCACAAGACTAA ACACTTCGATCTTTCGCTTCGCCCTACAAACACCCGAACAGCGTCTTGGACTACCTGTTGGTCAACACGTGTTTGTTAGACTGAAAAGGAAAGATACAGGAGAGGTGTGCAACGAGCTTACACACCAGTCTCTCGAGAACAGGAAGTTGGTCACATTGATCTATTGGTCAA GACCACTTGGCTCCTTCATATGGAACGGCAATGGCACCGCTTTATGGAAGGGAATCGAGCGCCGCGTAAGGAATATTGGATTGATATGTGCTGGAAGTG GCATTACGCCAATTTTACAAGTTCTCAGGAGTGCTGAGGACGGCACTGACCATGAAACTACGTTGTGGCTATTGGATAGCAACCGCACCGAGCAAGACATTCTGTGCCGTGATGAACT TAAATCACCGAGCGAGGGGTGGACATTCAGCACCGGCAGAATCAACGATGAGATGATGAAAGCCCACCTGCCTTCTCCAGATACTCCGGACACCTTGATCTTGATCTGCG GGCCGGATAATCTGATCAAACAAACGGTTAAGCCCGGTCTCGAGCGGTTGG ATCGCCAACAAAATCAAAGCGCGAATGTTTCGGAAAAGTACAAGCTGAATGAATTTAATCTATTTCCAAATCTGGAAGACTGGTACAATCATCTTGCCCCTATCATATATATGCCAAG TCGCACCGAGATGGCCAGGCGCCTGCTGGTCGGGATTTGTTTTTACTCCATCGCCCTTGCCTTGACGAACCATGACACACAACTTGAGCGACAAAACCTGAAAAGAAGTGAACGATTTCTTGAAAATGCGACCATATTCGGCCAAGAAACCTCGTCTATAACCACTCGAACCGCCAGATTGCGCACGAATCTTCCGGTCTTTGAGCTTATCTATGGTCGCACCGCAGATTATGAGCTTGGGCGGGCGTTAGAGGAAAACATGCTCGTTAAGGGCCACCCACTTTCAAAACTTACCTACGAAGTGGAACCAGATTTGGCCATGTTTAACTGGATGGGATTCGACCA GACAAAACATATCTTGCGAGGAACACCCCCTATTGCGCAACCGCTACCTATACCCTCAGGTAGTCCAGCGTATTTAGACATATATGTCTACATTGGAACCGACCGCTCTTACCGACTTCGCGCTGTCCTGGGACTCATCATCCGAGAAGCGAGTGAGATTACAGAACCAAATAGCGCCCCCACCGTTTCCTTGGTTCCAACAGACCAACAGGCTTCGAGTCCAAGAGGTCCAGTGTTAGGGGCACTGATTACCGCATGCGTCCTGCTCGCGCTATTAATTATTGGTGGCATAGGATGGATGATATCTATGAGGGAGTATTTCAAACAAGATCATCGTTATAGTGATACGAACTCTCACCACCAAAGTACTATCCGACCCCACCGGTCAAATAGTCCCTCAATTCCCTCAACTTCCAACCGAAATACGAGCATTACATTAACCCGCCGACGGGTTCGAACGGCCGACCACGAAATTCAAAGTCCTTCCAAATCTGGGTTTCAGCTCTCTCCTGGACAAAACGATACAAAAGGATCCAGCCCTCATAGTGCGCGAAAACGCGCGACGACGTTATTACAGACAATCCAAACTCGCACTATCCATGGATCTCCTAAAATTGGACTT ACTTGGTCTGAGTCAGTTTTCGCCGAGTTTCACATCGAGGAAAGTCCCAAGAAGGAAAAGGATTCACTAGGCATCGAAAAATCCCCTATTTATATGAACTCGTGGTCCAGTGCTCTTCG AACGGGAACGACCAATTTCACCTACTCCAAACAAGGCCCTCCGTATTCGAGGGAACAGAACAATGAGTGTAAGCGAGTTATTCCCCCTGATCATTTGGGAAACGAATCCGGACCCGGCGTTGCTGTCGATGATTCGGGTATTTCTCCGAACCGCTATGACCATACTGGAAATCTAGGATTCATGAACGACAACTCGACACAGCTTGGATCGAGCGCACAGGTTACTCCTCAGATTCCAGCCATACCAAGCCGGGCGGAAA AAGATATGCATACAAAGCCAGTAAACGGAGCCCTAGGTATTACTTTTGACTCGTTCTTTTCGCCTGTCAAAGGGCAATCCAACCCAGAACCAAGGTACGGCGAGGTATCCTCTGAACGAATGGTTAAAATTGGTCACTCTCAAGAAACGCTCGCTACGGTATACGTGACGGCGTCGGAATCAGGCGTGTCTCCTGGAGTTCAAAGTGGACAGGATTCCCCTAACGATGGACCAGGGATTCCAGAGTGCGTTGTTATTgggagtccaatcacctTGCATTCGCAGATTGTTGAATTTGACAATGTTGCGACTTCGCCATTCATCACGGGCCCGGACACCATGATCGTATCCAAAGGAGAGATCGTATACGGGGCGCTTGACACAGGAAATTCGAGCAACTCGCTCAGGGTTGAGTATGGGCGCGCAGACCGGTCGTTGCGTGCTTTGGATTCGTTCCCAGCTATGCTACGTGGGAGCCTGTCGTGTTTTCCAGAAGACGTGTCGCTCAACACTCCAATGCTCAATACTCCCGTTCTACCCTCGACGGAACTGTTCGTAGCGACTTGA
- a CDS encoding major facilitator superfamily transporter, with translation MHSHDALSDGPPPFRWSSLWKAPVVNPLNLKSYTIPIFNLNNRYSVSFHLSWLGFLVAFLSWFAFPPLIPEAIKSDLKLTNAQVANSNIIALLATLLVRIVVGPLVDRYGPRKVMASLLVLGAIPSGLAGTATKASHLYAIRFFIGILGGTFVPCQAWTTAFFDKNVVGTANALVGGWGNMGGGITFIIMVSLFQQLIHSGLSDHIAWRVAFVAVPVPVLLSVAALTMIFGWDHPAGKWEDRHKLSAHTAVPGHGPIMVQEKEVNEKDFDKEKSQGVSVQVKEVSDAPNNIQSELDVAVNEPLTLKTAMAIVSNPLTWLPAIAYVTTFGFELAVDANLVNVLYGLYQSPTFGQLEAGYITAIYGLLNIWTRPLGGLIGDAVYRRWGVPGKKWFMLLCGFIEGALAIALGLYIETHHKSGSTPQLATIIGIFVVMAIFNEAGCGANFALVPHCNPYSNGLMSGIVGSMGNLGGIIFALVFRFQPAPLGKAFWICGVIVMTLNASLVWIRVPAK, from the exons ATGCATTCCCATGATGCTCTTTCCGACGGACCTCCGCCTTTCAGGTGGTCTTCGCTATGGAAAGCACCCGTAGTCAATCCGCTAAACCTCAAGAGCTACACTATTCCCATTTTCAACTTGAACAATCGGTATAGCGTTAGTTTTCATCTGTCTTGGCTCGGCTTTCTGGTTGCCTT TCTTTCGTGGTTTGCATTCCCTCCCTTGATCCCGGAGGCTATAAAGTCTGACTTGAAGCTCACCAATGCCCAAGTTG CAAACTCAAACATTATTGCGTTACTAGCTACTCTCTTGGTTCGTATAGTCGTTGGACCTCTTGTCGACCGTTATGGTCCTCGCAAG GTCATGGCAAGCCTCCTTGTTCTCGGAGCCATTCCATCTGGACTCGCTGGAACTGCGACTAAGGCTTCTCACCTATATGCTATTCGTTTCTTCATAGGCATTCTAGGGGGCACATTTGTCCCGTGCCAAGCCTGGACGACAGCATTTTTCGACAAAAACGTTGTCGGCACTGCCAATGCTCTTGTGGGTGGATGGGGTAACATGGGCGGTGGTATCACCTTTATCATCATGGTCTCACTTTTCCAGCAACTCATTCACTCTGGTTTAAGCGACCATATTgcatggagagttgcgttTGTGGCCGTTCCAGTGCCCGTGCTGCTGTCCGTCGCCGCACTTACAATGATCTTTGGGTGGGATCATCCTGCCGGAAAATGGGAAGATCGACACAAACTTTCTGCGCATACCGCAGTACCGGGACATGGTCCCATTATGGTACAAGAAAAGGAAGTTAACGAAAAGGACTTCGATAAGGAGAAGAGTCAAGGCGTCAGTGTTCAGGTCAAAGAAGTTTCTGATGCTCCTAATAATA TTCAATCCGAGCTCGATGTGGCCGTCAATGAGCCACTTACTCTTAAAACCGCTATGGCCATTGTATCAAACCCACTTACCTGGCTTCCGGCTATTGCTTATGTGACTAC CTTTGGGTTTGAGTTGGCCGTTGACGCCAACTTGGTCAATGTCCTCTACGGTCTCTATCAATCACCCACATTTGGGCAACTCGAGGCAGGATAC ATCACGGCCATCTACGGCCTTCTCAATATATGGACTCGTCCGCTTGGTGGTCTGATCGGTGACGCAGTCTATCGTCGTTGGGGCGTTCCGGGGAAGAAATGGTTCATGCTATTGTGCGGATTCATTGAAGGAGCCTTGGCCATCGCTCTCGGCCTATACATTGAGACACACCACAAAAGCGGAAGTACTCCCCAAC TCGCAACTATTATTGGGATCTTTGTCGTCATGGCGATCTTCAACGAGGCAGGCTGCGGGGCAAACTTTGCTCTCGTCCCCCACTGTAATCCAT ATTCCAATGGTCTCATGAGTGGGATCGTCGGCAGCATGGGTAATCTCGGAGGAATCATCTTTGCACTCGTGTTCCGATTCCAACCTGCCCCGCTCGGCAAGGCCTTTTGGATTTGTGGTGTGATTGTCATGACCCTCAATGCATCCTTGGTCTGGATTCGAGTCCCAGCAAAATGA